The Triticum dicoccoides isolate Atlit2015 ecotype Zavitan chromosome 6A, WEW_v2.0, whole genome shotgun sequence genome has a window encoding:
- the LOC119315496 gene encoding uncharacterized ATP-dependent helicase YprA-like, with product MAQRQQQDTKAIPVRSIDGLTTTVRLAAACSVDDLKAALRASNFPPPAGAPTFHLFLKGAKLLPQAKVGNLPIYAGDFVSLIPFTAKLTTPAPFGRHAFSPSPSPWAAAGTRRKLPGSWSGGGDDDVYAPIKVARPSSSSCSNHCGGTEPLDPAQMVEHLRRGLGKHGQIAHVERMPGSEASFADDGLLHHLTDAMRSCLRSTGVTRLYAHQAQAVRAAVAGKHVVVSTSTSSGKSLCYNVPVLESVVSSPVACALYVFPTKALAQDQLKALLQMKAALLLAGAGDFGVEIYDGDTPVQDRARIRQQARVLITNPDMLHASILPCHGQFRRILSGLAHVVVDEAHTYRGAFGCHAALVLRRLRRLCADVYGRRPAFVFCTATLANPGEHVMELAGVDEVELVDQDASPRGVKHFVLWNSSSASKSPVTEVSRLLAEMVQHGLRCIAFCKTRKLCEQVLAAAREILEEAVPAAPEQASSVCVYRGGYMASDRRKIEADLFSGRLRGVAATNALELGIDVGHVDATLHLGFPGSIASLWQQAGRSGRRSKDSIAVYVAFDGAVDQYFMNYPDKLFGKPIERCHVDAQKQKVLRQHLVVVHETRKRDDDRVVVPDRILLYDKHPGGIGLAAQARTLFGDLLAAALELVLACGCGNSDGCPNCVQSFACRHTNKNLDKEAAVALLKGLIEWHSELKPN from the coding sequence ATGgcgcagcggcagcagcaggaTACTAAGGCGATCCCCGTGCGTTCCATTGACGGCCTCACCACGACCGTACGCCTGGCCGCCGCCTGCTCCGTCGACGACCTCAAGGCCGCCCTCCGGGCCTCCAACTTCCCTCCCCCGGCCGGCGCCCCCACGTTCCACCTCTTCCTCAAGGGCGCCAAGCTCCTCCCGCAGGCCAAGGTCGGCAACCTCCCCATCTACGCCGGAGATTTCGTCTCCCTCATCCCCTTCACCGCCAAGCTCACCACGCCCGCTCCGTTCGGCCGCCACGCTTTCTCTCCCTCGCCGTCGCCGTGGGCGGCGGCCGGCACAAGGAGGAAGCTTCCAGGTTCatggagtggcggcggcgacgatgacgtGTACGCGCCGATTAAGGTGGCGAGGCCGTCCTCTTCCTCGTGCAGCAACCATTGCGGCGGCACGGAGCCGCTGGACCCGGCGCAGATGGTGGAGCACCTCCGGCGAGGGCTCGGGAAGCACGGCCAGATCGCGCACGTCGAGCGCATGCCCGGCAGCGAGGCCTCCTTCGCCGACGACGGCCTACTGCACCACCTCACCGACGCAATGAGGAGCTGCCTCCGGAGCACCGGCGTGACGAGGCTGTACGCGCACCAGGCGCAGGCCGtgcgcgccgccgtcgccggcaaGCACGTCGTGGTGTCCACCTCCACGTCCAGCGGCAAGTCGCTCTGCTACAACGTCCCCGTGCTGGAGTCCGTCGTGTCCTCGCCGGTGGCCTGCGCGCTCTACGTGTTCCCGACCAAGGCCCTGGCGCAGGACCAGCTCAAGGCGCTGCTGCAGATGAAGGCCgcgctcctcctcgccggcgccggcgACTTCGGCGTGGAGATATACGACGGCGACACGCCGGTGCAGGACCGCGCGAGGATCAGGCAGCAAGCGAGGGTGCTCATCACCAACCCGGACATGCTGCACGCATCCATCCTCCCCTGCCACGGCCAGTTCCGGCGCATCCTCTCCGGCCTCGCCCACGTCGTCGTCGACGAGGCGCACACGTACCGCGGCGCGTTCGGCTGCCACGCCGCGCTCGTGCTGCGGCGCCTCCGGCGCCTCTGCGCCGACGTCTACGGCCGCCGCCCCGCCTTCGTGTTCTGCACCGCCACGCTGGCCAACCCGGGCGAGCACGTCATGGAGCTCGCCGGGGTGGACGAGGTGGAGCTGGTGGACCAGGACGCCAGCCCGCGCGGCGTCAAGCACTTCGTCCTCTGGAACTCCTCGTCGGCGTCGAAGTCGCCGGTGACGGAGGTGTCCCGGCTGCTGGCTGAGATGGTGCAGCACGGGCTGCGGTGCATCGCCTTCTGCAAGACGAGGAAGCTGTGCGAgcaggtgctggcggcggcgcgcGAGATACTCGAAGAGGCTGTACCGGCGGCGCCGGAGCAGGCGAGCTCCGTGTGCGTGTACCGTGGCGGCTACATGGCGAGCGACCGGCGGAAGATCGAGGCGGACCTGTTCAGCGGGCGGCTCCGCggcgtggcggcgacgaacgcgcTGGAGCTGGGCATCGACGTCGGCCACGTCGACGCCACGCTCCACCTCGGCTTCCCAGGCAGCATTGCCAGCCTCTGGCAGCAGGCCGGCAGGTCGGGCCGGCGATCCAAGGACTCCATCGCCGTCTACGTCGCCTTTGACGGCGCCGTGGACCAGTACTTCATGAACTACCCCGACAAGCTCTTCGGCAAGCCGATCGAGCGGTGCCACGTAGACGCGCAGAAGCAGAAGGTCCTTCGGCAGCACCTCGTCGTCGTCCATGAGACGCGCAAGCGCGATGACGACCGCGTCGTCGTCCCCGACAGGATCTTGCTGTATGACAAGCACCCCGGCGGCATCGGGCTGGCGGCGCAGGCGAGGACGCTCTTCGGGGACCTCCTTGCGGCCGCCCTGGAGCTCGTGTTGGCGTGCGGCTGCGGTAACTCTGACGGGTGCCCGAACTGCGTGCAGTCATTCGCGTGCCGTCACACTAACAAGAATCTGGACAAGGAGGCTGCCGTGGCGCTGCTCAAGGGTCTCATTGAGTGGCATTCTGAACTGAAGCCTAATTGA
- the LOC119319436 gene encoding uncharacterized protein LOC119319436, translated as MLHLRHRIVSHILSSSSTSAISPLHRLLSAAAAAAPISPTQGFAVEDYLVDACGLTRPQALKASKKLSHLNSPAKPDAVLAFLAGLGLSGADAAAVVAKDPLFLCAGVERTLAPVVDGLAGLGLSRPEIARLVSLVHSRFRRRSIVPKLEYYLPLFGSFHSFLRASQRACYLLSSDLDKVVKPNVMFLRECGLADCDITKLCISEPRLLGNKLERVQAMVARAEGLGVPRGSGMFKVAIQAVAFLSEEKIANKVDYLKKTFGWSDAEVVVALSMAPMLLNRSKDILQRRFEFLVSEVGLQPGYIAHRPVFLYYSLEGRIKPRCYVLKFLKENRLLDRDWSFYTAVTRPEKYFIKKCICPYKESAPHLAEDYAAACRGEMPSNFRFT; from the coding sequence atgCTCCATCTCCGGCACCGCATCGTGTCCCatatcctctcctcctcctccacctctgccATCTCCCCACTCCACCGGCTCCTCtctgcggcggcagccgctgcccccATTTCCCCGACCCAAGGATTCGCCGTTGAGGACTACCTCGTCGACGCCTGCGGCCTCACCCGGCCCCAAGCCCTCAAGGCCTCCAAGAAGCTCTCCCACCTCAACTCCCCCGCCAAGCCCGACGCCGtcctcgccttcctcgccggcctcggcctctccggcgccgatgccgccgccgtcgtcgccaaaGACCCGCTCTTCCTCTGCGCCGGCGTGGAGAGAACATTGGCCCCCGTCGTCGACGGCCTCGCCGGCCTCGGCCTGTCGCGCCCTGAGATCGCCCGCCTCGTCTCGCTTGTCCACAGCCGCTTCCGCCGCAGATCCATAGTCCCCAAGCTGGAGTACTACCTGCCCCTCTTCGGCTCCTTCCACAGCTTCCTCCGGGCGTCCCAGCGCGCATGCTACCTTCTCTCATCGGACCTCGACAAGGTGGTCAAGCCCAATGTCATGTTCCTGCGGGAATGCGGGCTAGCTGATTGCGACATTACCAAGCTGTGTATCTCTGAGCCGAGGTTGCTCGGCAACAAACTGGAACGCGTCCAGGCAATGGTGGCGCGCGCCGAAGGTCTGGGCGTGCCCCGTGGCTCGGGGATGTTCAAGGTTGCGATACAGGCTGTCGCATTCCTCAGCGAGGAGAAGATCGCCAACAAAGTGGACTACCTGAAGAAGACGTTCGGTTGGTCGGATGCTGAGGTGGTCGTTGCTTTGTCTATGGCTCCAATGTTGCTGAATAGGTCAAAGGACATCCTGCAGCGCAGGTTCGAGTTCCTTGTCTCTGAGGTGGGCTTGCAACCGGGGTACATTGCTCATCGGCCGGTATTCCTCTATTATAGCCTGGAGGGCCGGATCAAGCCCCGGTGCTATGTTCTAAAGTTTCTCAAGGAAAACAGATTGCTCGATCGCGACTGGAGCTTCTATACTGCAGTCACTAGGCCTGAGAAGTATTTCATCAAGAAGTGCATATGCCCTTACAAGGAATCTGCACCACACCTCGCTGAAGACTATGCGGCAGCTTGCAGAGGGGAAATGCCAAGTAATTTCAGATTTACTTGA
- the LOC119319439 gene encoding cytosolic sulfotransferase 13-like: MKETPQPTARLDVFMPSLLLDICSSDIHLHLLLRPVCNRHKMAHVAEKKHERSCLADALPATNGADNLTELIQSLPVEKRLLLPPAGSQRRQYRGYWFPEWHLSALAAVRDHFEPKPTDIFLVSCPKSGTTWLKSLAFATVHRDVHPPSSREHPLLHKNPHGCVEFIHAIYRQPVDVARGIVEAYPSPRIFGTHFPLSLLPEHISGDGSGCRIVYICRDPKDVVVSWWWFMRTYVRNPEQLQFEEVFDLFCEGRTGAGPYWRHALEHWEESRRRPDKVLFLKYEELLRDPHGNLRRLAEFLGCPFSEAEEKAGVMDAILELCSLDKLKKLEVNQSGNKLKDGPVMNHSFFRKGVSGDWINTMTPEMAARLDAIVQQALQGTGFGFGISTQQ; this comes from the coding sequence ATGAAAGAGACCCCGCAACCAACTGCACGGCTAGATGTATTTATGCCTAGCTTGCTCCTTGATATCTGCTCATCAGACATCCACTTGCACTTACTCCTACGACCGGTTTGTAATAGGCACAAGATGGCCCATGTAGCAGAGAAAAAACACGAGCGTAGCTGCCTCGCTGATGCGCTGCCGGCGACGAACGGTGCTGACAACCTCACTGAGCTCATCCAGTCGCTGCCCGTCGAGAAGCGGTTACTGCTGCCGCCCGCCGGCTCGCAGAGGCGACAGTACCGTGGGTACTGGTTCCCGGAGTGGCACCTGTCGGCCCTGGCGGCTGTCCGTGACCACTTCGAGCCCAAGCCAACGGACATCTTCCTGGTGAGCTGCCCCAAGTCCGGCACCACCTGGCTTAAATCACTGGCCTTCGCCACCGTGCATCGTGATGTCCACCCGCCGTCCAGCCGCGAGCACCCTCTCTTGCACAAAAACCCACATGGCTGCGTCGAATTCATCCACGCAATCTATCGGCAACCGGTCGACGTTGCGCGGGGCATCGTCGAGGCGTACCCTTCGCCGCGCATCTTCGGCACCCACTTCCCCTTGTCCTTGCTGCCGGAGCACATCAGCGGCGATGGCAGCGGGTGCCGGATCGTCTACATCTGCCGGGACCCCAAGGACGTGGTCGTCTCGTGGTGGTGGTTCATGCGCACCTACGTCCGAAACCCCGAGCAGCTCCAGTTCGAGGAGGTGTTCGATTTGTTCTGCGAGGGCCGCACAGGCGCGGGCCCTTATTGGCGCCACGCCCTCGAGCATTGGGAGGAGAGCCGGAGAAGGCCTGACAAGGTGCTGTTCCTCAAGTATGAGGAGCTGCTGCGAGACCCGCATGGTAATCTTAGGAGGCTGGCGGAGTTTTTGGGGTGCCCCTTCTCTGAGGCGGAGGAGAAAGCCGGTGTCATGGATGCCATCTTGGAGCTCTGTAGCCTGGACAAGCTAAAGAAGCTGGAGGTGAACCAGAGCGGCAACAAGTTGAAGGACGGACCCGTGATGAACCATTCCTTCTTCAGGAAGGGGGTGTCCGGTGACTGGATCAACACCATGACGCCGGAGATGGCGGCACGGCTCGATGCAATCGTCCAACAAGCACTGCAAGGCACTGGATTTGGCTTTGGCATCTCCACGCAACAGTAA